From Drosophila nasuta strain 15112-1781.00 chromosome X, ASM2355853v1, whole genome shotgun sequence, one genomic window encodes:
- the LOC132796069 gene encoding odorant receptor 1a produces the protein MSKLLDALLIDLRSQRFTFRLMGLELKPSKPGGRRQVLRSPLTFAIMVIATSFEFCTVCAFIVQHSSEIVLCSEALMHGVQMISSLLKMWIFLWKCEELVALIAAIQQPFEQTNIDPAELLIFQQQSRIGQSLSSIYTLMCTGTSISFLLMPLALTLLRFNSTGLFAPVSSFRVVLPYDVTQPEIYFLDCCLMVFVLTFFCCSTSGVDTLYGWFVFGLTAHYRCLVLRLQRISCNKGLSEWQLEQQLDQLFGEHAKLLRLVDRFELAFREIACVEVLLICVLYCSVICQYIMPHTNQNFAFLGFFSMVVSTQLCIYAVGAERVRHEGQEFAQQLYMQLPWHQLSARLRRLLLLPLQRATKETHLGAYFFVLGHPLLVWTFRTAGSFTTLLNALRAKYEH, from the exons ATGTCTAAGCTTCTGGATGCCTTGCTCATTGACCTGAGGTCACAACGCTTCACCTTTCGCCTGATGGGTTTGGAACTGAAACCTTCGAAGCCTGGCGGACGACGTCAAGTGCTGCGATCGCCGCTAACGTTTGCGATCATGGTGATCGCCACCAGCTTTGAGTTCTGCACCGTTTGTGCCTTCATCGTGCAACACTCTAGCGAAATTGTCCTCTGCTCCGAGGCTTTGATGCACGGCGTTCAGATGATCTCCTCGCTGCTCAAAATGTGGATTTTCCTTTGGAAGTGCGAAGAACTCGTCGCTCTCATTGCCGCCATTCAACAGCCATTCGAACAGACGAACATCGATCCAGCTGAGTTGCTGATCTTCCAGCAGCAAAGTCGCATTGGCCAATCTCTGTCCAGCATTTATACGCTGATGTGCACCGGCACCTCGATCTCCTTTCTCCTCATGCCGCTCGCTCTCACGCTGCTCCGATTCAATTCAACAGGCCTCTTTGCCCCCGTCAGCTCCTTTCGAGTCGT TCTGCCCTACGATGTAACCCAACCAGAGATCTATTTCCTGGACTGCTGTCTCATGGTCTTCGTGTTGACCTTCTTCTGCTGCTCAACGAGTGGCGTGGACACGCTCTACGGCTGGTTCGTCTTCGGACTGACGGCACACTATCGCTGCCTCGTGCTGCGGCTGCAACGCATCAGCTGCAACAAAGGTTTGAGCGAGtggcagctggagcagcaacTGGATCAGTTGTTTGGGGAGCATGCGAAGCTGCTGAGGCTGGTGGATCGCTTTGAGTTGGCGTTCAGAGAGATCGCCTGCGTTGAGGTGCTGCTGATCTGTGTGCTCTATTGCTCAGTGATCTGTCAGTACATCATGCCACACACCAATCAGAACTTTGCCTTCCTCGGCTTCTTCTCGATGGTCGTCAGCACTCAGCTGTGCATCTATGCCGTTGGCGCCGAGCGTGTGCGACACGAGGGTCAAGAGTTCGCCCAGCAGCTGTACATGCAACTGCCGTGGCATCAACTATCCGCCCGCCTGCGGCGTCTCCTGTTGCTGCCCCTGCAACGTGCCACGAAGGAGACGCACTTGGGCGCCTACTTCTTTGTTCTCGGCCATCCTCTGCTCGTCTGG ACCTTTCGCACTGCGGGTTCGTTCACCACGCTGTTAAATGCGCTGCGAGCCAAATACGAGCACTAG